The following is a genomic window from Flavobacteriales bacterium.
TATCGGCCAAGGGTTCGGGGTCGTACACCTTCTCGGCCAGGGGCCGGCCCCATCCGTCGAATCGTTGCCATACACCGGCTTTGAGCCCCTCGGCGTAGTCGCCGGAGCTTTCCACCTTTCCGTTGGCGTGGTAGAACGTGAAATGCCCGTGCTCGACCGTGAGCTGCTCGTCGAGGTAGCGGCCCTCGGCCTTCAACTTGCCGTCCATCGAATAGGTGCGGCCGATGAAGTGCTGGCCCTCCATCCCTTCCCAGATGCGGTAGAACGTGGCCTTTCGGCCGGTGGTGCGTTCCAGGTGCTCGTTCAAGAAGATGCGCTCCGGGTCCTGCGCGGCCGCGCCCGTCAAGGACAGCAGCAAGGCCGCGATGGTGGCGGAGGACAAGGAAAGCAGCGTGGTGCGCACGGCGGTGAGGTTGATGCCCGGACGTTCCGGACGTTCCCTCAT
Proteins encoded in this region:
- a CDS encoding energy transducer TonB, which codes for MRTTLLSLSSATIAALLLSLTGAAAQDPERIFLNEHLERTTGRKATFYRIWEGMEGQHFIGRTYSMDGKLKAEGRYLDEQLTVEHGHFTFYHANGKVESSGDYAEGLKAGVWQRFDGWGRPLAEKVYDPEPLADIVYTRAQTMPRYPGGDKELVRYIRSKVVGEDGQRVKTQVTASFIVEKNGELSEVKVVKGEDPIMDEKVVDALRSTPAWDPGREKGRPVRVQMQLPVEF